The Physeter macrocephalus isolate SW-GA unplaced genomic scaffold, ASM283717v5 random_999, whole genome shotgun sequence genome has a window encoding:
- the TNFAIP1 gene encoding BTB/POZ domain-containing adapter for CUL3-mediated RhoA degradation protein 2, translated as MSGDTCLCPASGAKPKLSGFKGGGLGNKYVQLNVGGSLYYTTVRALTRHDTMLKAMFSGRMEVLTDKEGWILIDRCGKHFGTILNYLRDDTIILPQNRQEIKELMAEAKYYLIQGLVNMCQTALQDKKDSYQPVCNVPVITSLKEEERLIESSTKPVVKLLYNRSNNKYSYTSNSDDHLLKNIELFDKLSLRFNGRVLFIKDVIGDEICCWSFYGQGRKLAEVCCTSIVYATEKKQTKVEFPEARIYEETLNVLLYETPRVPDNSLLEATSRNRSQASPSEDEETFELRDRVRRIHVKRYSTYDDRQLGHQSAHRD; from the exons ATGTCGGGGGATACCTGTCTGTGCCCAGCGTCAGGGGCCAAGCCCAAGCTAAGCGGCTTCAAGGGAGGAGGCCTGGGCAACAAATACGTCCAGCTCAACGTGGGTGGTTCCTTGTACTACACCACCGTGCGGGCGCTAACCCGGCATGACACCATGCTCAAGGCCATGTTCAGTGGGCGCATGGAGGTGCTGACCGACAAAGAAG GCTGGATCCTCATAGACCGATGTGGAAAGCACTTTGGCACCATTTTGAATTACCTCCGAGATGACACCATCATCCTCCCTCAAAACCGGCAAGAAATCAAGGAACTGATGGCTGAAGCAAAATATTACCTCATTCAGGGGCTGGTGAACATGTGCCAGACTGCCCTGCAG GACAAGAAGGACTCCTACCAGCCTGTGTGCAACGTCCCCGTCATCACATCcctgaaggaagaggagaggctcATCGAATCCTCCACCAAG CCCGTGGTGAAGCTGCTATACAACAGAAGCAACAACAAGTATTCCTACACCAG CAACTCCGATGACCACCTGCTGAAAAACATTGAGCTGTTTGACAAGCTCTCCCTGCGCTTCAACGGCCGTGTGCTCTTCATCAAGGATGTCATCGGGGACGAGATCTGCTGCTGGTCTTTCTACGGGCAGGGTCGGAAGCTGGCGGAGGTGTGCTGCACCTCCATCGTGTACGCCACCGAGAAGAAGCAGACCAAG GTGGAATTCCCAGAGGCCCGAATCTATGAGGAGACACTCAACGTTCTACTCTACGAGACCCCCCGAGTCCCTGACAACTCCCTATTGGAGGCCACAAGCCGGAACCGCAGCCAGGCGTCCCCCAGTGAAGACGAGGAAACCTTTGAACTGCGGGACCGTGTCCGCCGCATCCACGTCAAGCGTTATAGCACTTATGACGACCGGCAGCTCGGCCACCAGTCTGCCCATCGCGACTGA